The Coregonus clupeaformis isolate EN_2021a chromosome 26, ASM2061545v1, whole genome shotgun sequence genome window below encodes:
- the LOC121540174 gene encoding F-box/LRR-repeat protein 5 isoform X2 → MAPFPDEVDVFTGPHWRMKQLVGLYCEKLSQTNFSNNNDFRTFLQSLCATFKEFKMHEQIENEYIIGLLQQRSCTVYNVHSDNKLSEMLSLFEKGLRSVKSEYEQLNYAQQLKERLEAFTQDFLPHMKEEEEVFQPMLMQYFTYEELKDLKKQVIAQHCSQQRWDCAAEVLKGLSLWSQAEELHKAFKYADHEKTDELEKELCSTHISQLPTEILLHLFCYLGPEDLCHCGQVSSAWSDLAKTGSLWRHLYPVRWARGDHYRGPPADLTQEPDEEWVKSLQDEGKAYQEWDEDADVDESDETCEDSLAISAAQREKKLLNKIIQNLLPAVGSSVRSIVLAYSSTVSSKMVRQILSLCPNITHLDLTQTDVTDSAFDSWSSLGACLSLEHLDLSGCEKITDHTLKKLSMGLGYLPSLTCSQKRSDRQAKLLKSPPISLLDERSLRPMGRNQQALIFKQRTGRRCNSPSRVWVLDPSELADIEDAAEWNRRGGVSTPEGQGFVAMKPGGGSCCCRRSRRRGLRTSFSTSYWQKQYGLGEVCCGHSTCCTGETALRALGGLQSESYITRGSAGAEFWTKCSSGGQRCLKLYNRTDQSDTRRSLRFLSLSGCYQVTDLGLRALSQRGSLPFLEHLNLSGCLLITEVGLQELVSACPALNDEHFYYCDNINGPHADTASGCQNLQCGFRACCRSGE, encoded by the exons ATGGCTCCTTTTCCCGACGAGGTGGATGTTTTTACTGGCCCACATTGGCGAATGAAACAGTTGGTAGGACTCTACTGCGAGAAG CTGTCACAGACCAACTTCTCCAACAACAATGACTTCCGCACATTTCTTCAGTCACTGTGTGCCACCTTCAAGGAGTTCAAGATGCATGAACAGATTGAGAACGAGTATATCATCGGCCTGTTGCAACAGCGCAGCTGCACTGTGTATAATGTGCACTCCGATAACAAGCTCTCAGAGATGTTGTCCCTGTTTGAGAAAGGGCTGAGAAGCGTTAAG AGCGAGTATGAGCAGCTGAACTATGCCCAGCAACTGAAAGAGCGACTGGAGGCATTCACACAGGACTTCTTACCCCAcatgaaggaggaggaagag GTGTTCCAGCCCATGCTGATGCAGTACTTCACCTATGAGGAGCTTAAAGACCTCAAGAAGCAGGTGATAGCACAGCACTGTAGCCAGCAGCGATGGGACTGTGCAGCGGAAGTGCTGAAGGGGCTCAGTCTGTGGAGTCAGGCAGAGGAGCTGCACAAGGCCTTCAAGTATGCTGACCATGAGAAGACTGACG AACTAGAGAAAGAGCTGTGCTCCACCCACATCTCCCAGCTACCTACAGAGATCCTGCTGCATCTGTTCTGCTACCTGGGTCCTGAGGACCTTTGTCACTGTGGCCAGGTGTCCTCAGCCTGGTCCGACCTGGCCAAGACCGGCTCTCTGTGGAGGCACCTTTACCCTGTACGCTGGGCCAGAG GGGATCACTATCGTGGCCCCCCAGCTGATCTGACCCAGGAACCGGATGAGGAGTGGGTGAAGAGTCTGCAGGATGAGGGCAAGGCCTACCAGGAGTGGGATGAGGATGCAGATGTCGATGAGTCTG ATGAGACTTGTGAAGACTCCTTGGCTATAAGCGCAGCTCAGAGGGAGAAGAAGCTACTGAATAAAATTATTCAGAACCTTCTGCCAGCTGTGGGTTCCTCTGTCAGGTCCATCGTTCTGGCCTACAGCTCTACGGTCTCCAGTAAGATG GTGCGTCAGATCCTTAGTCTCTGTCCTAATATCACCCACCTGGACCTCACTCAGACTGATGTCACAGACTCCGCCTTTGACAG TTGGTCATCTCTGGGGGCGTGTCTGTCTCTTGAGCACCTGGACCTATCCGGCTGTGAGAAGATCACTGACCACACCCTGAAGAAGCTGTCAATGGGTCTGGGGTACCTGCCATCTCTCACCTGCTCTCAGAAACGATCCGACCGGCAAGCCAAGCTTCTGAAGAGCCCTCCCATCAGTCTGCTGGACGAGCGGAGCCTCCGTCCGATGGGGCGCAACCAGCAGGCCCTGATCTTCAAACAGCGGACTGGGAGACGGTGCAACAGCCCCTCCAGGGTCTGGGTCCTGGACCCCTCGGAGCTGGCTGACATCGAGGATGCAGCAGAGTGGAACCGCCGCGGGGGAGTGTCTACCCCTGAGGGGCAAGGTTTTGTGGCGATGAAGCCAGGTGGAGGTTCGTGTTGCTGCAGGAGGAGTAGGAGGCGGGGCCTCAGGACAAGCTTtagcacctcctactggcagaAGCAGTATGGGCTAGGGGAGGTCTGCTGTGGCCATTCAACCTGCTGCACTGGTGAGACGGCCCTGAGGGCTTTAGGAGGGCTGCAGTCTGAGTCTTACATCACCAGGGGCAGTGCAGGGGCAGAGTTTTGGACAAAATGCTCCTCTGGGGGCCAGCGGTGCCTGAAGCTTTACAACAGAACTGATCAGTCAGACACTCGGCGCTCGCTTAGGTTCCTCAGCCTCTCTGGATGCTATCAGGTTACAGACCTGGGCTTGAG agcgCTGTCTCAGCGTGGCAGTCTTCCTTTCCTGGAGCATCTGAACCTGTCTGGATGTCTCCTCATCACTGAGGTGGGGCTACAGGAACTGGTGTCAGCCTGTCCTGCCCTCAATGATGAACACTTCTACTACTGCGACAACATCAACG
- the LOC121540174 gene encoding F-box/LRR-repeat protein 5 isoform X1, whose product MAPFPDEVDVFTGPHWRMKQLVGLYCEKLSQTNFSNNNDFRTFLQSLCATFKEFKMHEQIENEYIIGLLQQRSCTVYNVHSDNKLSEMLSLFEKGLRSVKSEYEQLNYAQQLKERLEAFTQDFLPHMKEEEEVFQPMLMQYFTYEELKDLKKQVIAQHCSQQRWDCAAEVLKGLSLWSQAEELHKAFKYADHEKTDASELEKELCSTHISQLPTEILLHLFCYLGPEDLCHCGQVSSAWSDLAKTGSLWRHLYPVRWARGDHYRGPPADLTQEPDEEWVKSLQDEGKAYQEWDEDADVDESDETCEDSLAISAAQREKKLLNKIIQNLLPAVGSSVRSIVLAYSSTVSSKMVRQILSLCPNITHLDLTQTDVTDSAFDSWSSLGACLSLEHLDLSGCEKITDHTLKKLSMGLGYLPSLTCSQKRSDRQAKLLKSPPISLLDERSLRPMGRNQQALIFKQRTGRRCNSPSRVWVLDPSELADIEDAAEWNRRGGVSTPEGQGFVAMKPGGGSCCCRRSRRRGLRTSFSTSYWQKQYGLGEVCCGHSTCCTGETALRALGGLQSESYITRGSAGAEFWTKCSSGGQRCLKLYNRTDQSDTRRSLRFLSLSGCYQVTDLGLRALSQRGSLPFLEHLNLSGCLLITEVGLQELVSACPALNDEHFYYCDNINGPHADTASGCQNLQCGFRACCRSGE is encoded by the exons ATGGCTCCTTTTCCCGACGAGGTGGATGTTTTTACTGGCCCACATTGGCGAATGAAACAGTTGGTAGGACTCTACTGCGAGAAG CTGTCACAGACCAACTTCTCCAACAACAATGACTTCCGCACATTTCTTCAGTCACTGTGTGCCACCTTCAAGGAGTTCAAGATGCATGAACAGATTGAGAACGAGTATATCATCGGCCTGTTGCAACAGCGCAGCTGCACTGTGTATAATGTGCACTCCGATAACAAGCTCTCAGAGATGTTGTCCCTGTTTGAGAAAGGGCTGAGAAGCGTTAAG AGCGAGTATGAGCAGCTGAACTATGCCCAGCAACTGAAAGAGCGACTGGAGGCATTCACACAGGACTTCTTACCCCAcatgaaggaggaggaagag GTGTTCCAGCCCATGCTGATGCAGTACTTCACCTATGAGGAGCTTAAAGACCTCAAGAAGCAGGTGATAGCACAGCACTGTAGCCAGCAGCGATGGGACTGTGCAGCGGAAGTGCTGAAGGGGCTCAGTCTGTGGAGTCAGGCAGAGGAGCTGCACAAGGCCTTCAAGTATGCTGACCATGAGAAGACTGACG CCTCAGAACTAGAGAAAGAGCTGTGCTCCACCCACATCTCCCAGCTACCTACAGAGATCCTGCTGCATCTGTTCTGCTACCTGGGTCCTGAGGACCTTTGTCACTGTGGCCAGGTGTCCTCAGCCTGGTCCGACCTGGCCAAGACCGGCTCTCTGTGGAGGCACCTTTACCCTGTACGCTGGGCCAGAG GGGATCACTATCGTGGCCCCCCAGCTGATCTGACCCAGGAACCGGATGAGGAGTGGGTGAAGAGTCTGCAGGATGAGGGCAAGGCCTACCAGGAGTGGGATGAGGATGCAGATGTCGATGAGTCTG ATGAGACTTGTGAAGACTCCTTGGCTATAAGCGCAGCTCAGAGGGAGAAGAAGCTACTGAATAAAATTATTCAGAACCTTCTGCCAGCTGTGGGTTCCTCTGTCAGGTCCATCGTTCTGGCCTACAGCTCTACGGTCTCCAGTAAGATG GTGCGTCAGATCCTTAGTCTCTGTCCTAATATCACCCACCTGGACCTCACTCAGACTGATGTCACAGACTCCGCCTTTGACAG TTGGTCATCTCTGGGGGCGTGTCTGTCTCTTGAGCACCTGGACCTATCCGGCTGTGAGAAGATCACTGACCACACCCTGAAGAAGCTGTCAATGGGTCTGGGGTACCTGCCATCTCTCACCTGCTCTCAGAAACGATCCGACCGGCAAGCCAAGCTTCTGAAGAGCCCTCCCATCAGTCTGCTGGACGAGCGGAGCCTCCGTCCGATGGGGCGCAACCAGCAGGCCCTGATCTTCAAACAGCGGACTGGGAGACGGTGCAACAGCCCCTCCAGGGTCTGGGTCCTGGACCCCTCGGAGCTGGCTGACATCGAGGATGCAGCAGAGTGGAACCGCCGCGGGGGAGTGTCTACCCCTGAGGGGCAAGGTTTTGTGGCGATGAAGCCAGGTGGAGGTTCGTGTTGCTGCAGGAGGAGTAGGAGGCGGGGCCTCAGGACAAGCTTtagcacctcctactggcagaAGCAGTATGGGCTAGGGGAGGTCTGCTGTGGCCATTCAACCTGCTGCACTGGTGAGACGGCCCTGAGGGCTTTAGGAGGGCTGCAGTCTGAGTCTTACATCACCAGGGGCAGTGCAGGGGCAGAGTTTTGGACAAAATGCTCCTCTGGGGGCCAGCGGTGCCTGAAGCTTTACAACAGAACTGATCAGTCAGACACTCGGCGCTCGCTTAGGTTCCTCAGCCTCTCTGGATGCTATCAGGTTACAGACCTGGGCTTGAG agcgCTGTCTCAGCGTGGCAGTCTTCCTTTCCTGGAGCATCTGAACCTGTCTGGATGTCTCCTCATCACTGAGGTGGGGCTACAGGAACTGGTGTCAGCCTGTCCTGCCCTCAATGATGAACACTTCTACTACTGCGACAACATCAACG
- the LOC121540174 gene encoding F-box/LRR-repeat protein 5 isoform X3, whose protein sequence is MHEQIENEYIIGLLQQRSCTVYNVHSDNKLSEMLSLFEKGLRSVKSEYEQLNYAQQLKERLEAFTQDFLPHMKEEEEVFQPMLMQYFTYEELKDLKKQVIAQHCSQQRWDCAAEVLKGLSLWSQAEELHKAFKYADHEKTDASELEKELCSTHISQLPTEILLHLFCYLGPEDLCHCGQVSSAWSDLAKTGSLWRHLYPVRWARGDHYRGPPADLTQEPDEEWVKSLQDEGKAYQEWDEDADVDESDETCEDSLAISAAQREKKLLNKIIQNLLPAVGSSVRSIVLAYSSTVSSKMVRQILSLCPNITHLDLTQTDVTDSAFDSWSSLGACLSLEHLDLSGCEKITDHTLKKLSMGLGYLPSLTCSQKRSDRQAKLLKSPPISLLDERSLRPMGRNQQALIFKQRTGRRCNSPSRVWVLDPSELADIEDAAEWNRRGGVSTPEGQGFVAMKPGGGSCCCRRSRRRGLRTSFSTSYWQKQYGLGEVCCGHSTCCTGETALRALGGLQSESYITRGSAGAEFWTKCSSGGQRCLKLYNRTDQSDTRRSLRFLSLSGCYQVTDLGLRALSQRGSLPFLEHLNLSGCLLITEVGLQELVSACPALNDEHFYYCDNINGPHADTASGCQNLQCGFRACCRSGE, encoded by the exons ATGCATGAACAGATTGAGAACGAGTATATCATCGGCCTGTTGCAACAGCGCAGCTGCACTGTGTATAATGTGCACTCCGATAACAAGCTCTCAGAGATGTTGTCCCTGTTTGAGAAAGGGCTGAGAAGCGTTAAG AGCGAGTATGAGCAGCTGAACTATGCCCAGCAACTGAAAGAGCGACTGGAGGCATTCACACAGGACTTCTTACCCCAcatgaaggaggaggaagag GTGTTCCAGCCCATGCTGATGCAGTACTTCACCTATGAGGAGCTTAAAGACCTCAAGAAGCAGGTGATAGCACAGCACTGTAGCCAGCAGCGATGGGACTGTGCAGCGGAAGTGCTGAAGGGGCTCAGTCTGTGGAGTCAGGCAGAGGAGCTGCACAAGGCCTTCAAGTATGCTGACCATGAGAAGACTGACG CCTCAGAACTAGAGAAAGAGCTGTGCTCCACCCACATCTCCCAGCTACCTACAGAGATCCTGCTGCATCTGTTCTGCTACCTGGGTCCTGAGGACCTTTGTCACTGTGGCCAGGTGTCCTCAGCCTGGTCCGACCTGGCCAAGACCGGCTCTCTGTGGAGGCACCTTTACCCTGTACGCTGGGCCAGAG GGGATCACTATCGTGGCCCCCCAGCTGATCTGACCCAGGAACCGGATGAGGAGTGGGTGAAGAGTCTGCAGGATGAGGGCAAGGCCTACCAGGAGTGGGATGAGGATGCAGATGTCGATGAGTCTG ATGAGACTTGTGAAGACTCCTTGGCTATAAGCGCAGCTCAGAGGGAGAAGAAGCTACTGAATAAAATTATTCAGAACCTTCTGCCAGCTGTGGGTTCCTCTGTCAGGTCCATCGTTCTGGCCTACAGCTCTACGGTCTCCAGTAAGATG GTGCGTCAGATCCTTAGTCTCTGTCCTAATATCACCCACCTGGACCTCACTCAGACTGATGTCACAGACTCCGCCTTTGACAG TTGGTCATCTCTGGGGGCGTGTCTGTCTCTTGAGCACCTGGACCTATCCGGCTGTGAGAAGATCACTGACCACACCCTGAAGAAGCTGTCAATGGGTCTGGGGTACCTGCCATCTCTCACCTGCTCTCAGAAACGATCCGACCGGCAAGCCAAGCTTCTGAAGAGCCCTCCCATCAGTCTGCTGGACGAGCGGAGCCTCCGTCCGATGGGGCGCAACCAGCAGGCCCTGATCTTCAAACAGCGGACTGGGAGACGGTGCAACAGCCCCTCCAGGGTCTGGGTCCTGGACCCCTCGGAGCTGGCTGACATCGAGGATGCAGCAGAGTGGAACCGCCGCGGGGGAGTGTCTACCCCTGAGGGGCAAGGTTTTGTGGCGATGAAGCCAGGTGGAGGTTCGTGTTGCTGCAGGAGGAGTAGGAGGCGGGGCCTCAGGACAAGCTTtagcacctcctactggcagaAGCAGTATGGGCTAGGGGAGGTCTGCTGTGGCCATTCAACCTGCTGCACTGGTGAGACGGCCCTGAGGGCTTTAGGAGGGCTGCAGTCTGAGTCTTACATCACCAGGGGCAGTGCAGGGGCAGAGTTTTGGACAAAATGCTCCTCTGGGGGCCAGCGGTGCCTGAAGCTTTACAACAGAACTGATCAGTCAGACACTCGGCGCTCGCTTAGGTTCCTCAGCCTCTCTGGATGCTATCAGGTTACAGACCTGGGCTTGAG agcgCTGTCTCAGCGTGGCAGTCTTCCTTTCCTGGAGCATCTGAACCTGTCTGGATGTCTCCTCATCACTGAGGTGGGGCTACAGGAACTGGTGTCAGCCTGTCCTGCCCTCAATGATGAACACTTCTACTACTGCGACAACATCAACG